Below is a genomic region from Isosphaeraceae bacterium EP7.
TGCCTGGATAACACGACGCGGTCGCCGGCAAGCTCCGCGTGCACCCCCGCCGCGACATCCAGGGCCCCTTCCCCCCGGCCAGCCCACGCGGCCAGCCTCCGCCAGCGCCGCGTGTCCATCGATGCCTCGGGCCAACCCTGGCGCGACCAGAGCACGCGCATCACTTCAACCCGATCGGCCGCACGCAGCCCGATCAGGGCCGCCCGGTCGAGAATGAGCACGCCATCGCTCTCTTCAATCAGCACCCGGCGCACCATCGCGGCCCGCACCGGCCGCAGCCGGGCCTCGGCCGACGCCGCGTGGCCGGCCAGCCGCGCCAGGGCCTCGACGACGCGAGGATTGGACTCGGAGGCCAGCTTGGGGATCAAATCGTGACGGATCCAGGAACGAGTGCGCGTTGTGTCGAGATTCGTCGGGTCGTCGCGCCAGACCTGGCCGATCTCGCCCAGGTAACCCCTGACCTCGTCGCGGCGCACGGCCAGCAACGGGCGGACCAGCGAGACCGGGCCGTGCAGCGTGCGGCGTGCCGGGATGCCGGCCAGGCCCCGCAGGCCGGTCCCCCGGATGATCCGGTGCAGCACCGTCTCGCCTTGATCTTCCAGCGTGTGCCCCACCGCCACCGCGGAAGCTCCGCGAGCCAGCGCAATCTCCGCCAGCCAGTCATACCGGGCGCGCCGGCCGTCGGCCTCGAAATGCCCTTCGCGGGCGGGCACCCACGTCCCCAGGTCGCAGGGCCAGCCCAGCGAATCGGCCAGGTCCGCGATGAACGTCTTGACATGCGGGCCCGCCTCGCCCAGGTCCCCGTGGTCGAGGTGCGCCACCGACAGCCGAAGTCCCAGCCCGGGCGCGATCTCCGAGAGCACACGCAGCAGCCCGACGCTGTCCCCGCCGGCCGAAACCGCCACGACCCAGGTCGGCCCCAGGCCGCGGGCCAGCCAGCGGGCGACTCGCGCCCTCACGCGGCGTTTCCAGTCGGGGCTGGGGCCCATCTCGCCCGGAATCGTCGGCATCGTGGCCATCCCTGGTGACTTGGATCGACACGCGAGACGCAGGCATTCTAACCCGGCACCGCTCCGGCCGAGTCCCCGTTCCTCCGCACCGGGGTCGCCGTGTAAACTGGTCCGATGACCATCGACGCCCCCGAACAGTTGCGCTGCCCCCGATGCCGGGGAGAGCTTGAATCCGCCGAATCTGCCCTGCGTTGCGGCGCCTGCGGCGCGACCTACCCGGTCGTCGGGGGCGTGCCCAGGCTGGCCGGCGAGGGCTACGTCGCCAGCTTCGGCCGCCAGTGGAACCGCTACGACGTGGCCCGCGACGCCGAGGACGAGGCCGTCTTCCAGGTCAAGACCGGCATCGCCCCGGCCGACCTCGCCGGCCTCACCGTCCTCGACGCCGGCTGCGGCGGTGGCCGCTACTGCCGGATCGCCGGCCGCTTTGGCGCGAAGGTCGTCGGCGTCGACCTCAGCGACGCGGTCGACAAGGCCGCCTCCCTCTGCGCCGACCTGCCCAACGTCTCTATCGTCCAGGCCGACCTCCTCGACCTCCCCCTCGCCGAAAAAACCTTCGACCTGGCCTTCTCCATCGGCGTCCTGCACCACAGCCCCGACCCCCGCCGCGCGTTCGCCCAGGTCGCCGCCAGGGTGAAGCCGCGAGGCCGCCTCGCCGTCTGGCTCTACCGCCGCAACACCCCGCCGCAGGAATGGGCCAACTCCGCCCTCCGATCTCTGACCACCCGCATCCCCGCCCGGGTCCTGGAACCGTTGTGCGCCGGCCTGGGCGTCGTCGGCAGCGTCCCCATCCTCAACAAGACCCTCAACAAAATCGCCAACTTCTCCAACCACCCCGACTGGACCCTTCGCGTCTGCGACAACTTCGACTGGTACGCCCCCCGCTACCAGTCCCACCACACCGTCGCCGAGCTGAAAACCTGGTTTACCGAGGAAGGTTTCGGCCACCTGACTGAACTAGCCCCCGCCCGCACCGGCCCCCTGTATGACTGGGCCTATCGCAATGACCTGGTCATCGGCAGTGGCGTGAACGTGGCCGGGACGCGACTGGGTTAGGTGAGAGCCATCGACGTTCGAGTCCGACGGTTGACGCGGCATTCCCATGCCCTGGCGTCAACCTATCCGATCCAGGCAGGCTCGCGTCCCGGATCGAAGAGCACGGCGAGCCCAGGCCGACGAGTCCCGAACACGCCCGGCGACCGGCCAGGTACCGCGACGTGAAGAGAGGATGCATTAACGTCGACCTGCCTCGCCGTTGCTGGCGCCGCGGACCCAACCCGCACCGACCTGAAGGCGGGGTTCGCGGCCGGGGCGGCGGCCACGACGGGCGTCACCGCAAGGCCCAGCGGCACGTCCGCGCTGTTCGCCCGCCCCCAGATGACCACGGTGATGAGCGACGGCGGGAGGTTTCCGGAACGCCATTCCGACGTGCTTGGCGTGTAGACGAGGCGATCGTCGAAGCCGTCGCCGTTGTAATCGCCGATCATGGGGAGCCGGGTCCCATCGGCGACGCCGCCGGGGCCGGAGATTTCGACCAGGCCCAAGGCATGGTCAAGGTAGGTCCAGAAATTCTGGGCCGGATGGTAGAGGGTCGGGTCGGCCTTGCCGTCGCCATTGTAGTCGCCCGCGGTGGGCAGCATGCCCGCCGCCGCGGCGGGCATGTCCAGGACCAGCAGCGTCGTGGCCACCGAGTTGCCGATGTACCAACGCTTCGTCGAGGGGCTGAACACCGCCAGATCGGCCTTGCCGTCGCCGTCGAAGTCGGCCACCAACGGGACGTCGTCACCGCCGGCGCCCCCCCAGACCAACGTCGTCGGCGCGGCGGCGCCCCCAGAGTTGCGGATCGTCCAGATCGCCGTCGAGGGCTCGTAGACCGCCAGGTCAGCCTTGCCGTCGCCGTCGAAGTCGCCGACCATCGGGACATCGCCGCCGCCGGCGCGGCCCCAGACCATCGCCATCGGCGCGGCGCCCGACGAGTGGCGGATGAACCAGATCGCCGTCTCCGGGCTATAGATCGCCAAGTCGGCCTTGCGATCTCCGTCGAAGTCGCCCGTCAGCGGGATGTCGGCACTGCCGGCGCGGCCCCAGACCACCACCGTCGGCTCGGCGCCCGACGAGTTGCGGATCGCCCAGACCGACGTCGTCGGGTCGTACACCGCCATGTCCGATTGACCGTCGCCGTCGAAGTCATTCGCCGCGACCTTCTGAGCCTGGCTCGACACCGACAAGTGAGGCCCGCCGACACCGCCGCCAAGGCCGGTCAGCGACACCGAGGCGAGCAACGCCCTCGGCTCCATCGCTTCGATTCGGGGGGAGAATGCGCCTCGAGCCCGCCTCGACCCTCGAATTCCCGCCTTCGATGGAATCATCACGCATCACCTCCGATCACGACCGGTTTGGATCACGTCCCTCGCCCGTCGACGGGGGGGTCAAGCCGAATACCCGGCCATGGCCACGCATCGACGAAAGTGATGTCGACGCACCCGCCCCCGGCTCGGGGCCGACGGTTCGTTCCATCGTCGAAGGGGATGTTCGCGGGGCCTCTCCCCGCGGCGAGCCCTGGTCCAGGGGGATTGCTATCGTCCACGACGGCGCGCGAACACGCAAGCCAATGACCACAAGACCGACTTTAATATCACCCCTCAGAATCCGCCCGATGTATTGCGCGACTCCGACCCAAGGCGCCATCGCTTCCACGTCGACCGCCGAGCCTAACCCGCGGCCATCACGCAGGTCGTCGCGGCGACCGGGAGTTGATCGGAGTCTCGACGTCCCTCCCGGCCCAGAATCCGCCATTCCGCACGATCGCCGCCCGCCGATGCCTCCATCAAAGTGAGACATCAGCAGGCCCGTGACATCCGCAGGTCCGACGCAATTGCCCTGCATCCTCGGTCGGAACGTCACATCGACATTGAAGTCACGCCGGCTCGGCCATGACCACCGCCTCGTCGGCGTCGACCGTCCCCTCGGCGGCGGCGGCCAGGGAGTGGACGAGGTCCATGGGGGGTGACGCGTCGGCCAGGCGCAGGCGGCCGGCGAGCCAGAGGCTGAGCAGGGTCGTCGCGATGGAGATGAGGCCGACGGTCGGGAAGTGCAGGAGCTTTCCGTCGATGGGTGACTTCGCCAGGATCATCCCGGCAACCGACGCCCCCATGCCCGCGGCGATGTGCTGCACGGCCGAGTTGGCTCCCAGGAAGCCGCCGCGCTGGTGGGGCTCGACGCTCGACGTGATCATCGCCATCGCCGGCACCATCCGGCCCGCGTTGCTCACCATCAAGGCGCCCATCACCAGCACCGCAACGGCCAGCGGCACCGGCGGCAGGTTGGTCGAGACCAGGATCATCAGGGCGAAGAACGGGGCCACCAGTCGGTAGACCTTCAACTTGCCGTGGCGGTCGGCGAAGCGGCCCGAGATGGGCGAGCCGACCATCGTCAGCAGGCCGCCGACGATGTAGCAGAACGGCAGTTGCCCCTCCTTGATCCCGACGTTGGCCACCAGGTAAATGCTGAGGGACGGGATGACCGTGAAGGCGCCGAACATCAAGGTCGCCATCAGGGCGAATGCCCTCAGGTGGTTCGGGTGGATCAAGGTCTCCTTGAGCCGGACCAGCGGATCACCCTCGACCCGCCTGCCCAGGTGCGCATCGAGCCTGGGCAACGCCCAGCCGGACAGGAACAGGATGGGCACGCCGAGCGCCGCGAGCACCAGGAAGGGCATCTGCCAGCCGTAATTCTGGCCCAGGGTCAGGCCCACCGGCACGCCGAAGACCGATGCCAGCGCGAAGGCCGACATCAGGGCGCCGGTCGCACGACCACGGCGCTCCTCGGGGAAGACGTCGCCGACGATCGCCATGGCCATCCCGCCCAGGACGCCGCCGAACGCGCCGGTCAGGAACCGGGCCGCGAGCAGGAGTGGATAGGTGGTCGCCAGGCCGCACATCAGGGTTCCCACCAGGAACCCGACGAAGAGGGCGAGAAACGCCGGCCGCCGCGCGAACTTGTCGATCACCATCGTCGCCACCAGCCCGGCCAGGCCGGCGGCGTAGGTGTAAGACGCCACGATCGCGCTGAATTGCGCCGGAGAGAGGTTCATCGCCCGCTCGAGCTGCGGGCCCAGCGGCATGATGACCATGAAGTCGACGATGCTGGTGAACTGCACCGCGGCCAGCACGAGAATGACCAGCCGCTCACGAGGCGACATCGAACCACCCGACGATCCGTCCGCCATCGCGCGCAAGCTCCCTTGATCGCCGCTCCCCGGGCCGGCGCGGGCCTTCCAGGCCCCGGCCGCCTATCCCGGGTCGACGCGGCGGTGCCGCGTCGGGGTCAATCTGCCGAATCATGCCGCGCGCGTCAAGGCCCCACCGGGGAACATCCGTTCATTTCCCGGCCGGCGGCCAGAGGTGGAACCCCGTCATCGTCGTCTCCACGCTGTACAGGCTCTTGCCCGCGCAGATGTAGAGCGTCTTGCGGTCGGGCCCGCCAAATTCGACGTTCGCGGGCCCCTCGGGCGTGGCGATGAACGCCAGGGCCGTGCCGTCGGGGGCGTACACGTAGACACCCGCCAGGGCCCCCGAGCCCGCCGTGGCCACGATCCGGCCGTCGGTCGTCACTGTGAACCCGTCGATCCCGCTCCCCTTGCCGAAGTCCTTGATGACACGCGGCTTCGAGACATTTCCGTCGGAGTCCAGGTTCAGGGCCACCAGGGCCCGCCGCTTCGACCCGTTATCGGCGACGTAGAGCGTCTTGCCGTCGGGGCTGATGGCCAGGCCGTTGGGCTTCGTCGCGGTCGTCTCCAGCCGGTGCACCGAGCCGTCGGGATCGATCCGGAAGACGCCTTCGAAGTCCAGCTCGCGGGGCTCGTCGCCCACGTAGCGGGGGTCGGACATGTAAACACGCCCGGCGGCGTCGACCGTCACGTCGTTGGGGCTGTTGAACTTCTTCCCCTCATAGCGATCGGCCAGGGTGCGGACAGTGCCATCGGCCTCTGCGATCGAGACCCGGCGGTTGCCCCCCGTGTTGGCCCCCTCGGCGACGACGAGCCGCCCCTTGGGGTCGAAGACCATGCCGTTGCTCCGGCCGCCGGGGTCGCGAAGCGCGGTGACCTTACCCGTGGCCGGGTCGAACCGCATGAGGCGGTTGCCGATGTCGGAGAAGAGGATCGCGCCGTCGCCGGCAAGCGCTCCCCCCTCGGTGAAGCTCCCCTCGCCCCAGAGCTTGCGGACCTTCGCCCCTTTGGGCACCACCGAGTCGGCCCCGGCGCCGGGTTCAAAAGTCGTGCCCGGGCCGTCGAGGCCGACGAATGCCAGGGTCAGGGCCAAGGCGGCGGCGAGGGACATGGCGTAGCTCCAGTGCGTCGAGATCGGTCCGGTTCGGTCCGCCGGACACGCTACGCCGGAGGCAGGGCCGGGTCAAGCGTCCGGCCTGCCACGCCGCGGGCGAATGCCCCAGAATGATCTCATCTCGCATCAAGATGAGAATCGCCAAGAAATCGGCGTCCGGTCCCCTCCCAAGCGGCTGAATTTGGCCATGTCTGGATTGCCTGATTCGCCATCCAGGCGGACGACGGAATCGCCCTCGGTGCAGAAAATCATCACGCCAACATCCGATTTCGCGTCCGGCCCGACGGCGTCCCTCGGCGGCACGCAAGGTGCCAAGGTCGGCCTGTCGTCCTCATCAATCGGCGGGCTGGCTGCCGCCGTGGGCCGGCCTTCCCGAGAGGCCGGCCATTTTCAAGCATGCATTCCACTTCGATCATTGATGGAGCATCTGCGATGCTGATTCCTCCGAACGTCGGTTCGCCCAAGGGTGCTGGTCAGGCTCGCCGGAGCTTCCTCAAGAGGCTGGGGCTCGGCGCGGGGGCCATGGGGCTCGTCGGCGCGGGGATGCAGGGGACGGCGTTTGCCCAGCGCGGCGGGCTCGATCCGGCCGTGCTGAACTTCGCCCTGAACCTGGAATATCTGGAGGCGGAGTATTACTCCCTCGCCACGACCGGGCTGAGCATCCAGGAGCGGGGCGTCGGCGTGACGGGCATCAACACGGGCGCGGGCAACCCCGGGACGCTGACGGTCAAGGCCAATCCCAAGGTCCCATTCGCGACGCCGCTCATCGAGCAGTATGCCAATGAGATTGCGCAAGACGAGCTGAACCACGTCGTCTTTCTGAGGTCGGCCCTGGGCGGGGCGGCGGTGGCCAAGCCCGCCATCGACCTCCTCAACAGCTTCAACGCCGCGGGGATGGCCATCGGCCTGCCCGACGGCTTCGACCCGTTCGCCAGCGAGGTCAATTTCCTGCTCGGCGCGTTCGTCTTCGAAGACGTGGGCGTGACGGCCTACAAGGGCGCCGCCCGCCTGATCGCCAATAAAGACTTCCTGGAAGCCGCCGCCGGCATCCTCGCGGTCGAGGCCTACCACGCCGGCGAGGTGCGCACAGTGCTCGCCCGGATCAACGCCGACAATCCCGGCGCCGGCATCGCCGGACTCGTCCAGAAGATCTCCGACCTGCGCGACGGCGCCGACGGCCCCGCCGACCTCGACCAGGGGATTCTCGACGGCAACGGTCAGATCAACATCGTGCCGACCGACGCCAACGGCATCGCCTTCAGCCGGACCACCCAGCAGGTCCTGAACATCGTCTACCTGAACGGCAACGGCACCCCCGGCGGGTTCTACCCCCTCGGGCTCAACGGCGGCATCCGCTAAATCGCGCTCTCGAGTCGTGCCTTCCCCCCCACATTGACCTGATTACACTCACACGCGGGACACCCTC
It encodes:
- a CDS encoding SMP-30/gluconolactonase/LRE family protein is translated as MSLAAALALTLAFVGLDGPGTTFEPGAGADSVVPKGAKVRKLWGEGSFTEGGALAGDGAILFSDIGNRLMRFDPATGKVTALRDPGGRSNGMVFDPKGRLVVAEGANTGGNRRVSIAEADGTVRTLADRYEGKKFNSPNDVTVDAAGRVYMSDPRYVGDEPRELDFEGVFRIDPDGSVHRLETTATKPNGLAISPDGKTLYVADNGSKRRALVALNLDSDGNVSKPRVIKDFGKGSGIDGFTVTTDGRIVATAGSGALAGVYVYAPDGTALAFIATPEGPANVEFGGPDRKTLYICAGKSLYSVETTMTGFHLWPPAGK
- a CDS encoding MFS transporter, with translation MADGSSGGSMSPRERLVILVLAAVQFTSIVDFMVIMPLGPQLERAMNLSPAQFSAIVASYTYAAGLAGLVATMVIDKFARRPAFLALFVGFLVGTLMCGLATTYPLLLAARFLTGAFGGVLGGMAMAIVGDVFPEERRGRATGALMSAFALASVFGVPVGLTLGQNYGWQMPFLVLAALGVPILFLSGWALPRLDAHLGRRVEGDPLVRLKETLIHPNHLRAFALMATLMFGAFTVIPSLSIYLVANVGIKEGQLPFCYIVGGLLTMVGSPISGRFADRHGKLKVYRLVAPFFALMILVSTNLPPVPLAVAVLVMGALMVSNAGRMVPAMAMITSSVEPHQRGGFLGANSAVQHIAAGMGASVAGMILAKSPIDGKLLHFPTVGLISIATTLLSLWLAGRLRLADASPPMDLVHSLAAAAEGTVDADEAVVMAEPA
- a CDS encoding ferritin-like domain-containing protein, coding for MLIPPNVGSPKGAGQARRSFLKRLGLGAGAMGLVGAGMQGTAFAQRGGLDPAVLNFALNLEYLEAEYYSLATTGLSIQERGVGVTGINTGAGNPGTLTVKANPKVPFATPLIEQYANEIAQDELNHVVFLRSALGGAAVAKPAIDLLNSFNAAGMAIGLPDGFDPFASEVNFLLGAFVFEDVGVTAYKGAARLIANKDFLEAAAGILAVEAYHAGEVRTVLARINADNPGAGIAGLVQKISDLRDGADGPADLDQGILDGNGQINIVPTDANGIAFSRTTQQVLNIVYLNGNGTPGGFYPLGLNGGIR
- the tilS gene encoding tRNA lysidine(34) synthetase TilS, translating into MPTIPGEMGPSPDWKRRVRARVARWLARGLGPTWVVAVSAGGDSVGLLRVLSEIAPGLGLRLSVAHLDHGDLGEAGPHVKTFIADLADSLGWPCDLGTWVPAREGHFEADGRRARYDWLAEIALARGASAVAVGHTLEDQGETVLHRIIRGTGLRGLAGIPARRTLHGPVSLVRPLLAVRRDEVRGYLGEIGQVWRDDPTNLDTTRTRSWIRHDLIPKLASESNPRVVEALARLAGHAASAEARLRPVRAAMVRRVLIEESDGVLILDRAALIGLRAADRVEVMRVLWSRQGWPEASMDTRRWRRLAAWAGRGEGALDVAAGVHAELAGDRVVLSRHAALAEVARPEVCLPLPGSVTWGGVRIVADLDVTGSAEVVDLGMIRPPLTVRGPEPGDRFEPLGMGGQSRPLADFFRGRRVARADRPGVPLVCDAAGIVWVVGHRIAERVRVGDGTARRLGLDCSPIEEA
- a CDS encoding methyltransferase domain-containing protein — translated: MTIDAPEQLRCPRCRGELESAESALRCGACGATYPVVGGVPRLAGEGYVASFGRQWNRYDVARDAEDEAVFQVKTGIAPADLAGLTVLDAGCGGGRYCRIAGRFGAKVVGVDLSDAVDKAASLCADLPNVSIVQADLLDLPLAEKTFDLAFSIGVLHHSPDPRRAFAQVAARVKPRGRLAVWLYRRNTPPQEWANSALRSLTTRIPARVLEPLCAGLGVVGSVPILNKTLNKIANFSNHPDWTLRVCDNFDWYAPRYQSHHTVAELKTWFTEEGFGHLTELAPARTGPLYDWAYRNDLVIGSGVNVAGTRLG
- a CDS encoding VCBS repeat-containing protein, which gives rise to MIPSKAGIRGSRRARGAFSPRIEAMEPRALLASVSLTGLGGGVGGPHLSVSSQAQKVAANDFDGDGQSDMAVYDPTTSVWAIRNSSGAEPTVVVWGRAGSADIPLTGDFDGDRKADLAIYSPETAIWFIRHSSGAAPMAMVWGRAGGGDVPMVGDFDGDGKADLAVYEPSTAIWTIRNSGGAAAPTTLVWGGAGGDDVPLVADFDGDGKADLAVFSPSTKRWYIGNSVATTLLVLDMPAAAAGMLPTAGDYNGDGKADPTLYHPAQNFWTYLDHALGLVEISGPGGVADGTRLPMIGDYNGDGFDDRLVYTPSTSEWRSGNLPPSLITVVIWGRANSADVPLGLAVTPVVAAAPAANPAFRSVRVGSAAPATARQVDVNASSLHVAVPGRSPGVFGTRRPGLAVLFDPGREPAWIG